One window from the genome of Sporomusaceae bacterium encodes:
- a CDS encoding MATE family efflux transporter: MDCDDKDIKLLTDAPIPRLLLHFSLPAILGIISIAMYETIDRIFIGQFASDEGLAIIAVGVPFVAFINACCLMLRIGSSSVFSRALGSGNIAGTERVLANAFLLQLFCGVTIAAVGYFFSELIARVCGANDDLLAASATYIRIIAVGATFLFIGNCANSLMRATGEPRKGLLLISGSCGLNIILDAIFVGFYGWGVPGAAWATVISQGVGAVYGLWHFLGKDKVARLSLTNLSADFTYLQSIISIGFAYAMFEINFVVESAISNHMLEAYGGAVALAGVAVVGNCVSFLYTPMTGLDEGVQPMIGYNFSAGYKERVRKIAYYALAIGLAFFIISFIAIQIGAETIVAMFVDDDAEFQAVTARALRITFSVAPLMTSMIIIPGILSALGEAKYNFILNVIIQLVVQIPALLILPRFLGADGVWLSFPLVDIVATVLGIYFLLKSFRRHGLMAAKTSETMAD, translated from the coding sequence ATGGATTGCGACGATAAGGACATCAAACTGCTTACTGACGCTCCGATACCAAGATTGCTGCTGCATTTTTCGCTGCCGGCAATCCTTGGTATTATTTCTATCGCCATGTACGAGACGATCGACCGGATTTTTATCGGTCAATTCGCTAGTGATGAGGGCCTGGCTATTATCGCCGTTGGCGTTCCTTTTGTCGCTTTCATCAACGCCTGCTGCCTGATGTTGCGGATTGGAAGCAGTTCGGTTTTTTCCCGAGCATTAGGCTCCGGCAATATTGCCGGAACGGAAAGGGTACTTGCCAACGCATTTCTGCTGCAGCTGTTTTGTGGCGTGACAATCGCCGCTGTCGGTTACTTTTTCAGTGAGCTAATCGCCCGTGTGTGCGGCGCAAATGATGATTTGCTCGCGGCTTCGGCTACCTATATCCGGATCATCGCTGTTGGTGCAACCTTCCTGTTCATCGGCAATTGTGCCAATTCCCTGATGCGTGCTACCGGCGAACCCCGCAAAGGGCTGCTGCTGATTAGCGGTTCCTGCGGGTTGAATATCATTCTGGACGCCATATTTGTGGGGTTCTATGGATGGGGCGTGCCGGGAGCGGCATGGGCGACGGTTATTTCTCAGGGGGTTGGGGCTGTGTACGGATTGTGGCATTTTTTGGGAAAAGACAAAGTCGCCCGCTTATCCCTGACAAACCTGTCGGCGGACTTCACGTATCTTCAGAGCATCATCAGTATCGGCTTTGCCTATGCCATGTTTGAAATTAACTTTGTCGTCGAATCAGCTATCTCTAATCATATGCTTGAAGCTTACGGTGGCGCGGTGGCTCTTGCCGGGGTTGCCGTTGTCGGCAACTGTGTCAGCTTTTTGTACACGCCGATGACCGGCCTTGACGAAGGCGTCCAGCCCATGATCGGTTACAATTTCAGCGCAGGCTATAAGGAACGAGTGCGTAAAATCGCCTACTATGCCTTGGCGATAGGCCTGGCCTTCTTTATTATCAGCTTTATTGCCATTCAGATCGGGGCCGAGACTATCGTCGCCATGTTCGTCGATGACGATGCTGAGTTCCAGGCGGTGACCGCCAGGGCCCTGCGTATCACATTTTCGGTTGCGCCGCTCATGACGTCGATGATTATTATCCCGGGCATCCTCAGTGCGTTGGGTGAGGCAAAATACAATTTTATTTTGAATGTAATCATCCAACTAGTTGTTCAAATACCAGCCCTGCTGATTCTGCCGCGATTTCTCGGAGCGGACGGCGTGTGGCTGTCCTTTCCGCTTGTTGATATAGTGGCGACGGTGCTTGGTATATACTTTTTGCTCAAATCCTTCAGGCGCCACGGGCTAATGGCGGCAAAAACCTCGGAGACAATGGCTGATTGA